From the genome of Pseudomonas putida, one region includes:
- a CDS encoding type IV secretion system protein, with translation MEKYVFAAADTQDVMRLPALKVKAIVRSCTMAIFLGAASVSHAQVVVEDPAVLANTALQVQNMVQQLANLKSQLETQEGMYASMTGARGFGGMLPGSADALQKNLPADWSKVYSDAMNSNSSITGSVRDMLTQFDSEVENMGRTEALDLVNQRLKEKGAYDRVMAQQAYNNQMRELEDIQTLTNQIDTTTSQKEIADLQARISTAQGAIQGEQAKLQLMAILQQSQDKVLQQQQQTAVRRYVIGDQNDNLEAPNLTE, from the coding sequence ATGGAAAAGTACGTTTTCGCCGCTGCGGACACCCAGGACGTAATGCGTCTGCCGGCGCTCAAGGTAAAAGCCATCGTGCGGAGCTGCACGATGGCCATCTTCCTGGGGGCCGCAAGCGTCTCGCATGCACAAGTCGTTGTCGAAGACCCTGCCGTGCTGGCCAACACGGCGCTGCAAGTCCAGAACATGGTCCAGCAGTTGGCCAACCTCAAGTCGCAGCTGGAAACCCAAGAAGGCATGTACGCCTCTATGACCGGCGCACGCGGATTTGGTGGGATGCTGCCTGGTAGTGCTGATGCATTGCAGAAGAACCTGCCGGCTGACTGGAGCAAGGTTTACTCCGACGCGATGAACAGCAATTCGAGCATCACAGGCTCTGTGCGCGACATGCTCACCCAGTTCGATAGCGAGGTCGAGAACATGGGACGAACCGAGGCACTGGACCTGGTGAACCAGCGTCTCAAGGAAAAAGGGGCATATGACCGCGTAATGGCGCAGCAGGCCTACAACAACCAGATGCGCGAACTGGAAGATATCCAGACGCTGACCAACCAGATCGACACAACCACGTCGCAGAAAGAAATCGCTGATCTGCAAGCCAGAATCTCGACCGCTCAAGGCGCGATCCAGGGCGAGCAAGCCAAGTTGCAACTGATGGCCATCCTCCAGCAGTCGCAAGACAAGGTACTGCAACAACAACAACAGACTGCCGTTCGCCGCTATGTCATTGGCGATCAGAACGACAATCTTGAAGCCCCTAACCTCACGGAATGA
- a CDS encoding type IV secretion system DNA-binding domain-containing protein, with translation MAVTARDVKSVKKFTKEPSFKKFVPYQHHITDHVISTENGELLTIFKLRGRTHDCASDLDLIRWHRDLNTMFRQISTEHVKYWTHQHHREVNDYPETEWNLAFAQHFDDSYRKSFQSKPLMVNDLYLTVVYNPVGDLAQKVFSKMERPTREELVDMRNEALNALEEISSRVMHTLKPYGIERLGVYYRNSRGEIATAENQEDDTWLADETGLEADAFDIDPDDLLADTVKTAPAPAVPASESAGSLRAFSTALEWLSFLINGYWQPVPVCRSKIRSYLVETRPVSSIWGDIIQRRRFDGIDYLAGVEIVDYDDETEPGQLNLLMEADFEYVLTQSYCCMSLGAAQTFLSNQQKSMLETKDKGKSQIRQLEDAEDDVTSRRFVMGFHHATIHVWANTAKDVQKLARKAKGMMTDCGIKADSVGLASEAAFYAMLPANHAYVPRPVPVNSWNFLCFSPFHGFMTGKANNNPWGPAVTLFKTTAGTPLFFNWHVSPMEEQSFGKRPPGHTLILGQTGAGKTTLLNALITQSSKFEPRVICYDKDRGMMPLVTSLEGRYTVLREGESTGWQPAQIEPTTANVAMVKRLIRICAETTNGGPIEQTDVELIGKAVDHVMVSGLVDKELRSFYAIWRQIPAAARVNNQQKLSLAEMLKPWCRGGEHGWLFDNPSDALTFDTHKVFGFDLTDFIVAPDQPAPQARTPLLMYLFYRVRLAIDGSCRVIQVFDEFAQYLDDPYMDVEVKRGLKTDRKKDAIYVFSTQEPNDALESRIGKTIMQQCVTKILLENPEADPVDYMKGLKLTEAEYQALLNIPEFSRQFLVKQGSQSAIATMDLRGMEKAISILSGTPDNADRLESILAANPNAKPEVWLPKYWEAVLPKQQNRSN, from the coding sequence ATGGCCGTAACAGCCCGCGATGTAAAGAGCGTCAAAAAATTCACGAAGGAACCTTCCTTCAAAAAATTCGTACCGTATCAACACCACATCACCGACCACGTAATCAGCACGGAAAACGGCGAGCTGCTGACGATCTTCAAGCTTCGTGGTCGCACGCACGATTGTGCCTCGGATCTCGACCTGATCCGCTGGCACCGAGATCTGAACACCATGTTCAGGCAGATCAGCACCGAGCACGTCAAGTATTGGACCCATCAGCATCACCGCGAGGTCAACGACTACCCGGAAACGGAGTGGAACTTGGCGTTCGCCCAGCACTTTGACGACAGCTACCGCAAGAGCTTCCAGTCTAAGCCGCTGATGGTGAATGATCTCTACCTCACGGTGGTTTACAACCCCGTAGGCGACCTGGCGCAGAAGGTCTTTTCCAAGATGGAGCGACCAACCCGCGAAGAGTTGGTAGACATGCGCAACGAGGCGTTGAACGCCCTGGAAGAGATCAGCAGCCGTGTCATGCACACGCTCAAGCCTTACGGTATTGAGCGGTTGGGCGTCTACTATCGCAACAGCCGCGGCGAAATCGCCACTGCCGAGAATCAGGAAGATGACACCTGGCTGGCTGATGAAACCGGGCTTGAGGCTGATGCCTTCGATATCGATCCTGACGACCTTCTGGCCGATACGGTGAAGACCGCACCAGCGCCGGCAGTTCCTGCGTCAGAAAGCGCCGGGAGCCTTCGGGCATTTTCTACTGCCCTGGAATGGCTGTCGTTCCTCATCAACGGTTACTGGCAGCCAGTACCCGTCTGCCGCTCGAAGATTCGTTCGTATTTGGTGGAAACCCGGCCCGTATCCTCTATTTGGGGCGACATTATCCAGCGCCGCCGCTTCGATGGTATTGATTACTTGGCTGGTGTTGAGATCGTCGATTACGACGATGAGACGGAGCCTGGCCAGCTGAACCTGCTGATGGAAGCTGATTTTGAATACGTGCTGACCCAATCCTATTGCTGCATGTCGCTGGGGGCTGCTCAGACGTTCCTGTCTAACCAGCAGAAATCGATGCTGGAAACCAAGGACAAGGGCAAGTCGCAGATTCGGCAGTTGGAAGACGCCGAGGACGATGTGACCTCGCGGCGGTTTGTCATGGGTTTCCATCACGCGACCATCCACGTTTGGGCAAACACTGCGAAAGACGTACAGAAGCTGGCCCGCAAAGCCAAGGGCATGATGACCGACTGCGGTATCAAGGCTGACTCGGTTGGCCTCGCTTCCGAGGCTGCCTTTTACGCAATGCTGCCGGCCAACCATGCGTATGTTCCCCGCCCGGTCCCAGTGAATAGCTGGAACTTCCTGTGCTTCTCGCCGTTTCACGGCTTCATGACTGGCAAGGCGAACAACAACCCCTGGGGACCAGCAGTCACGTTGTTCAAGACCACGGCAGGTACGCCGCTGTTCTTCAACTGGCACGTGTCGCCGATGGAAGAACAGTCGTTCGGCAAGCGTCCGCCAGGCCACACCCTGATCCTCGGCCAGACCGGTGCCGGTAAGACGACCCTGCTCAATGCGTTGATTACCCAGTCCAGCAAGTTCGAGCCACGGGTTATCTGCTACGACAAAGACCGGGGCATGATGCCCCTGGTGACGTCCCTGGAAGGGCGCTATACCGTGCTGCGCGAGGGCGAATCGACGGGCTGGCAGCCGGCGCAAATCGAGCCGACTACCGCCAACGTTGCCATGGTCAAGCGTCTGATCAGGATTTGCGCGGAAACCACGAACGGCGGCCCGATTGAACAGACCGACGTGGAACTCATCGGCAAAGCTGTTGACCATGTGATGGTCAGTGGCCTGGTCGACAAAGAGCTGCGTTCGTTCTATGCGATTTGGCGGCAGATCCCGGCAGCGGCGCGAGTCAACAACCAGCAGAAATTGTCCCTGGCTGAAATGCTCAAGCCCTGGTGCCGAGGTGGTGAACATGGTTGGTTGTTCGATAACCCGTCCGACGCCCTGACCTTCGACACGCACAAGGTGTTTGGTTTCGATCTGACCGACTTTATCGTGGCCCCGGATCAACCGGCCCCACAAGCCCGCACGCCGTTGCTGATGTACCTGTTCTATCGCGTGCGCCTGGCCATCGATGGTAGCTGCCGCGTAATTCAGGTGTTCGATGAATTCGCCCAGTATCTGGACGATCCCTACATGGATGTGGAAGTGAAGCGCGGTTTGAAGACCGACCGGAAAAAGGACGCGATCTACGTCTTCTCCACGCAGGAACCAAACGACGCCCTGGAAAGCCGGATCGGCAAAACGATCATGCAGCAGTGCGTGACCAAGATCCTGCTGGAAAACCCGGAAGCAGACCCCGTGGACTACATGAAGGGGCTGAAACTGACCGAGGCGGAATATCAGGCGCTGCTAAACATCCCTGAGTTCAGCCGTCAGTTCTTGGTCAAGCAGGGCAGTCAATCGGCCATTGCAACTATGGATCTGCGCGGGATGGAGAAGGCAATAAGCATCCTTTCGGGCACCCCGGACAATGCGGATCGCCTGGAAAGCATCCTTGCCGCCAATCCAAACGCCAAGCCAGAGGTTTGGCTGCCGAAGTATTGGGAAGCGGTTTTACCCAAGCAACAGAACAGGAGCAACTGA
- a CDS encoding type IV secretion system protein VirB3: MFKGATRLPTLAGVPRTVLLVTFMFCGALFQFIHLWAIGVFVFLFVIEWCITKHDDRAFRILYLAWKTKIVNRSESSFTNLWGGSSYSPRDYGDQD; encoded by the coding sequence TTGTTCAAAGGGGCAACTCGGTTGCCGACCTTAGCTGGTGTGCCTAGAACTGTGTTGCTCGTCACCTTCATGTTCTGCGGCGCGTTGTTCCAGTTCATTCACCTGTGGGCCATTGGGGTATTCGTGTTCCTGTTTGTCATCGAATGGTGCATCACCAAGCACGATGACCGAGCTTTTCGGATTCTCTACCTGGCTTGGAAGACCAAGATTGTGAACAGGTCTGAATCGTCTTTTACGAACTTGTGGGGCGGGTCTAGTTACTCGCCCAGGGACTACGGAGATCAAGACTAA
- a CDS encoding conjugal transfer protein TraM → MDKLNVGVNGKKLGMVCMVLLCIFGSSLAQAAGVDTANSSLTSMKTWLDTWIPLACAVVLAVLCILWWAHVVRADFATRGALAMIGAGSASYIVSFFFG, encoded by the coding sequence ATGGACAAACTGAATGTTGGTGTAAACGGCAAGAAACTGGGCATGGTCTGCATGGTTCTGCTGTGCATCTTCGGGTCGAGTCTGGCCCAAGCAGCGGGGGTTGATACGGCAAACTCTTCGCTGACCTCGATGAAAACCTGGCTCGATACGTGGATTCCGCTTGCCTGCGCCGTGGTACTGGCGGTGCTGTGCATCCTCTGGTGGGCGCACGTTGTTCGCGCTGACTTTGCTACCCGTGGCGCCCTGGCAATGATCGGTGCTGGCTCTGCCAGTTACATCGTCAGTTTCTTCTTCGGCTGA
- a CDS encoding transglycosylase SLT domain-containing protein → MANHQTFTAVIALALVAAGNPLLANANGKLSMSVMALAKQCAPNVAPETVGYVVSHESRNNPFAVHVNGVPWSKQPKTETFEDAKAVVEKLAREGASFDTGYGQIWSGNLAALGVSAVDMLEPCKNLAALDRILSDCYRAAVATNQDGQAALRNALSCYNTGNQRDGFTNGYVGKILAVAQANNTMRVPALRLDGVESEGGQVGSSVEQEDALPAENARLGRSDGFDDSTPDGFANSTQDGFEVMARQHDGAPNEGLSHPAKTTRGNEQQEEINTDMDSEIGRKEMASTL, encoded by the coding sequence ATGGCCAACCATCAAACCTTCACCGCAGTCATTGCTCTTGCGCTCGTCGCCGCCGGAAATCCATTGCTGGCTAATGCGAACGGTAAATTGTCGATGAGTGTCATGGCTTTAGCAAAGCAATGTGCGCCGAACGTGGCGCCTGAGACGGTCGGGTATGTGGTTAGCCATGAGTCGAGAAACAATCCATTTGCAGTCCATGTAAACGGCGTGCCCTGGAGTAAGCAGCCAAAGACAGAAACCTTCGAGGACGCGAAGGCAGTAGTCGAAAAGCTTGCTCGTGAAGGCGCCAGTTTCGATACCGGCTACGGGCAAATCTGGTCGGGGAACTTGGCAGCGTTAGGGGTTTCTGCTGTGGACATGCTTGAGCCGTGTAAGAATCTGGCCGCCCTGGACCGAATCTTGTCGGACTGCTACCGGGCCGCTGTTGCGACTAATCAGGACGGGCAGGCTGCTTTGCGAAATGCCCTTAGTTGCTACAACACCGGTAATCAGAGGGACGGTTTCACAAATGGATATGTGGGAAAGATTCTGGCGGTGGCTCAAGCCAATAACACTATGAGAGTGCCTGCGCTGCGCCTCGATGGAGTGGAGAGTGAAGGCGGCCAAGTGGGGAGTAGCGTTGAGCAGGAGGACGCGCTACCCGCTGAGAACGCAAGGCTGGGCCGGTCTGATGGGTTCGACGATTCAACCCCGGACGGATTTGCCAATAGCACTCAAGACGGCTTCGAGGTGATGGCGCGGCAACATGACGGAGCGCCAAATGAAGGTCTTTCTCATCCAGCAAAAACAACTAGAGGAAATGAGCAGCAAGAAGAAATTAATACGGACATGGATTCAGAGATTGGAAGAAAAGAAATGGCTTCCACTCTTTGA
- a CDS encoding H-NS histone family protein codes for MSSECDDKDADKSKPAGKPKSVPTTRELEFVPLGERPPRGQARYRDPTNPFHTWSGRGKRPAWLKEYLDAGRQLAEFEIQEKED; via the coding sequence ATGTCAAGCGAATGCGATGACAAAGATGCCGACAAGAGCAAACCAGCGGGGAAACCGAAATCCGTGCCCACAACACGCGAACTGGAATTCGTACCTTTGGGAGAAAGACCGCCGCGAGGCCAGGCCAGGTATAGAGATCCAACCAATCCGTTTCATACGTGGAGCGGCAGGGGTAAACGCCCCGCTTGGTTGAAGGAGTATCTGGACGCCGGCAGACAGCTCGCGGAGTTCGAGATACAGGAAAAGGAGGACTGA
- a CDS encoding theronine dehydrogenase has product MWRYSLRWCLPHQPCPGDFELLVIEAPAGTRMPEEMHQAWKHRPEGYGVCLDFPQSRAVKRWSAEAKGRVRKQKMAKRIEKAAPLFADELIARELEQRPDYFKGE; this is encoded by the coding sequence ATGTGGCGCTACTCCCTTCGGTGGTGCCTGCCGCACCAGCCCTGCCCTGGCGACTTCGAGTTGCTGGTGATCGAGGCCCCAGCGGGGACGCGAATGCCGGAAGAAATGCACCAGGCTTGGAAGCACCGCCCCGAGGGTTACGGTGTTTGCCTGGACTTCCCCCAGTCCCGCGCCGTCAAGCGCTGGAGTGCCGAGGCCAAAGGCCGGGTGCGCAAGCAGAAGATGGCCAAGCGCATCGAGAAGGCCGCGCCGCTGTTCGCTGACGAGTTGATCGCCCGCGAGCTGGAGCAGCGCCCCGACTACTTCAAGGGGGAGTGA
- a CDS encoding DNA cytosine methyltransferase: MLSTQIRPAQPGLFTGQALGVDDFELSQIAAEFSAMNSGELEHHLFDAPRPSEIVRLADKVARHTRSHGWLDQAAAQARIAEWKRHAFAQGEGRANADKVVLSLFDHTGQWSQPWEDAGYQVLRFDIQDNPVTGDVNEFGAGFFGDWFGDFDGLDIYAILAACPCTEFATSGARHFAAKDADGRTVAAVQLVHQTLRTIEYFRPAVWAIENPVGRIEKLGGLPPWRLAFDPHHLGDPYTKKTLLWGRFNANLPIAPVEASDGSKMHRKFGGNRLATKNARSATPEGFSYGFFMANNAQDNPALAMAYKYDRLDAGLLRAALDANVSAREIDELVADAYYMDMDDSAAESALRQAISTQNPPT, translated from the coding sequence ATGCTCAGTACGCAGATCCGCCCAGCACAACCTGGGCTGTTCACCGGCCAGGCCCTGGGCGTTGACGACTTCGAGCTAAGCCAGATCGCTGCCGAGTTCAGCGCCATGAATTCGGGCGAGCTGGAGCACCACTTGTTCGACGCGCCCAGGCCGTCCGAGATCGTGCGCCTGGCCGACAAGGTGGCCCGCCACACCCGGTCACACGGCTGGCTTGACCAAGCCGCCGCCCAAGCCCGCATTGCCGAATGGAAACGCCACGCCTTCGCCCAGGGCGAAGGGCGGGCGAATGCCGACAAGGTAGTGCTGTCGCTGTTCGACCACACTGGGCAGTGGTCGCAGCCGTGGGAGGATGCCGGCTACCAGGTCCTGCGCTTCGACATACAGGACAACCCCGTTACCGGCGACGTAAACGAGTTCGGCGCCGGCTTCTTCGGTGACTGGTTTGGCGACTTCGACGGCCTGGATATCTACGCCATTCTCGCCGCGTGCCCGTGCACAGAATTCGCCACCAGTGGCGCCCGACACTTCGCAGCCAAAGACGCAGACGGGCGCACGGTTGCCGCCGTGCAGCTCGTTCACCAGACATTGCGCACCATTGAATATTTCCGGCCTGCCGTATGGGCCATCGAGAACCCGGTAGGCCGGATCGAGAAGCTGGGCGGTCTTCCGCCGTGGCGCCTGGCCTTCGATCCGCACCACCTGGGCGACCCGTACACGAAGAAAACCCTGCTTTGGGGCCGCTTCAATGCAAACCTGCCCATTGCCCCGGTCGAGGCCTCGGACGGCTCGAAGATGCACCGCAAATTCGGCGGCAACCGCCTCGCTACCAAGAACGCCCGCAGCGCAACCCCGGAAGGGTTTTCCTACGGCTTCTTCATGGCCAACAACGCCCAGGACAACCCGGCGCTGGCCATGGCCTACAAGTACGACCGACTCGACGCCGGCCTGCTACGCGCCGCGCTCGATGCTAATGTGAGCGCCCGCGAGATCGACGAGCTGGTGGCGGATGCTTACTACATGGACATGGACGATAGCGCTGCCGAGTCAGCGCTACGCCAAGCGATCTCTACACAGAACCCACCTACATAG